The Cellulomonas sp. S1-8 genome has a window encoding:
- the sufD gene encoding Fe-S cluster assembly protein SufD codes for MTTTTNEPVPTVGLTTDHSRAVADGAHTHGVGGVPASSRASRLTSFDVADFPVPNGREEEWRFAPVDRFAGLFAAATDGVLTGRGVLTTVVESPEVRVEIVDRDDVRLGRAGVPGDRAAATAWASFDRATIVTLPRESVSSKVTSIVVEGVEGAGLADAPLVPTASHLLVHAEPLSQGVVVLDHVGHANLTETVEIVAEDGAHLTVVSVQDWAPGSVHAASHRVRIGRDATVKHIVVTLGGDVVRITPDTEFVGEGASVTALGMYFADEGQHQEHRLFVDHAVPNCISRVTYKGALQGVGAHTVWVGDVLIRAAAEGTDTYELNRNLVLTDGARADSVPNLEIETGVIEGAGHASATGRFDDEQLFYLRARGITEADARRLVVRGFFAELIHEIGVPEVEERLVASIDDELEKSMSAILGTEPQVEGSVAGATTERA; via the coding sequence ATGACGACCACCACGAACGAACCGGTCCCCACGGTCGGCCTGACGACGGACCACTCGCGCGCCGTCGCCGACGGGGCGCACACGCACGGCGTCGGCGGGGTGCCCGCCTCCTCGCGCGCGTCGCGGCTCACGAGCTTCGACGTCGCCGACTTCCCCGTGCCCAACGGGCGCGAGGAGGAGTGGCGCTTCGCCCCCGTCGACCGCTTCGCCGGGCTGTTCGCGGCCGCGACCGACGGCGTCCTGACGGGCCGCGGCGTCCTGACGACCGTCGTCGAGTCCCCTGAGGTCCGCGTCGAGATCGTCGACCGCGACGACGTGCGCCTGGGCCGGGCCGGCGTGCCGGGGGACCGCGCTGCGGCGACCGCCTGGGCGTCGTTCGACCGCGCGACCATCGTGACGCTGCCGCGCGAGTCGGTGTCGTCCAAGGTCACGTCGATCGTCGTCGAGGGTGTCGAGGGTGCCGGTCTGGCCGACGCGCCGCTCGTCCCGACGGCCTCCCACCTGCTCGTGCACGCCGAGCCGCTGTCGCAGGGCGTCGTCGTGCTCGACCACGTCGGGCACGCCAACCTCACCGAGACCGTCGAGATCGTCGCCGAGGACGGTGCCCACCTGACCGTCGTGTCGGTGCAGGACTGGGCCCCGGGCTCGGTGCACGCCGCGAGCCACCGCGTGCGCATCGGGCGTGACGCGACCGTCAAGCACATCGTCGTCACGCTCGGCGGCGACGTCGTGCGCATCACGCCCGACACCGAGTTCGTCGGCGAGGGTGCGTCGGTCACGGCGCTGGGCATGTACTTCGCGGACGAGGGCCAGCACCAGGAGCACCGGCTGTTCGTCGACCACGCGGTCCCGAACTGCATCTCACGCGTCACCTACAAGGGCGCGCTGCAGGGCGTGGGCGCGCACACCGTGTGGGTCGGCGACGTCCTCATCCGGGCCGCCGCCGAGGGCACCGACACCTACGAGCTCAACCGCAACCTCGTCCTCACCGACGGGGCGCGGGCCGACTCGGTGCCGAACCTCGAGATCGAGACCGGCGTCATCGAGGGTGCCGGGCACGCGTCGGCCACGGGCCGGTTCGACGACGAGCAGCTGTTCTACCTGCGGGCGCGTGGCATCACGGAGGCCGACGCGCGTCGCCTCGTGGTGCGCGGCTTCTTCGCCGAGCTCATCCACGAGATCGGCGTCCCCGAGGTCGAGGAGCGGCTCGTCGCGTCCATCGACGACGAGCTCGAGAAGTCCATGAGCGCGATCCTCGGCACCGAGCCGCAGGTCGAGGGCTCCGTCGCCGGTGCCACCACGGAGCGTGCATGA
- a CDS encoding non-heme iron oxygenase ferredoxin subunit: protein MSAQLACTTADVPVAGALRVELMGDAGPVEVAVVRDEAGEWHAISDICSHGAVSLSDGEVEDCAIECWLHGSRFDLRSGKPLTPPAIRPVPVYPVTVDGERVLVDVDAPY from the coding sequence ATGAGCGCCCAGCTGGCCTGCACCACCGCGGACGTGCCGGTCGCCGGCGCGCTGCGGGTCGAACTCATGGGCGATGCGGGGCCCGTCGAGGTCGCCGTCGTCCGCGACGAGGCCGGTGAGTGGCACGCGATCAGCGACATCTGCTCGCACGGCGCCGTCTCCCTGTCCGACGGCGAGGTCGAGGACTGCGCGATCGAGTGCTGGCTGCACGGGTCGAGGTTCGACCTGCGCTCCGGCAAGCCGCTGACGCCGCCTGCGATCCGTCCCGTCCCCGTCTACCCCGTGACCGTCGACGGCGAGCGTGTGCTCGTCGACGTCGACGCCCCTTACTGA